A window of the Apostichopus japonicus isolate 1M-3 chromosome 8, ASM3797524v1, whole genome shotgun sequence genome harbors these coding sequences:
- the LOC139970751 gene encoding ATP synthase subunit s, mitochondrial-like isoform X3 produces MQSHNILRSIPSSIWACQSKRHLFGMLNAVFNKVDPARIREVGPDRAASEWLLRCGAAVKFSGFEKWNEDYNLLPTGKKGKFRIEEVDATDSSIMHIGFEHFQNLDHLRALKLHHCTYLTDICLSKLVYLKDSLRDLQISSCGDITDAGLVHLHRLHKLQTLFLCDLPAVKDMDKVLGILGGELPSCEIRYLSLEGLKDLKSLGKDKDFKT; encoded by the exons ATGCAGTCACACAACATTCTTCGGTCTATCCCATCATCAATATGGGCATGTCAGTCAAAGAGGCATCTTTTTGGAATGTTAAATGCAGTATTCAATAA AGTCGATCCAGCCAGAATTCGGGAAGTGGGCCCAGATCGAGCCGCGTCTGAGTGGCTGCTCCGATGTGGAGCAGCTGTAAAGTTTAGTGGCTTTGAAAAGTGGAATGAAGATTACAACCTTTTACCAACcggaaaaaagggaaaattcAGAATTGAAGAAGTAGACGCTACAGATTCTAGCATAATGCACATTGGATTTGAACATTTCC AGAATTTGGACCATCTGCGAGCATTAAAGTTGCACCATTGTACGTATCTCACTGATATTTGCCTCTCAAAGTTGGTTTATCTGAAGGATAGCCTGAGAGACCTCCAGATCAGTAGCTGTggagatatcacagatgctGGATTGGTTCATCTACACAGActaca taAACTTCAAACATTATTCTTGTGTGACTTGCCAGCTGTAAAGGATATGGATAAGGTTCTCGGGATCTTGGGAGGAGAGCTGCCATCTTGTGAAATCAGATATCTTTCACTTGAAGGACTCAAGGACTTAAAGTCACTCGGTAAAGACAAGGACTTTAAAACTTAG
- the LOC139970751 gene encoding ATP synthase subunit s, mitochondrial-like isoform X2 → MLISVIKMQSHNILRSIPSSIWACQSKRHLFGMLNAVFNKVDPARIREVGPDRAASEWLLRCGAAVKFSGFEKWNEDYNLLPTGKKGKFRIEEVDATDSSIMHIGFEHFQNLDHLRALKLHHCTYLTDICLSKLVYLKDSLRDLQISSCGDITDAGLVHLHRLHKLQTLFLCDLPAVKDMDKVLGILGGELPSCEIRYLSLEGLKDLKSLGKDKDFKT, encoded by the exons ATGCTAATATCGGTCATCAAG ATGCAGTCACACAACATTCTTCGGTCTATCCCATCATCAATATGGGCATGTCAGTCAAAGAGGCATCTTTTTGGAATGTTAAATGCAGTATTCAATAA AGTCGATCCAGCCAGAATTCGGGAAGTGGGCCCAGATCGAGCCGCGTCTGAGTGGCTGCTCCGATGTGGAGCAGCTGTAAAGTTTAGTGGCTTTGAAAAGTGGAATGAAGATTACAACCTTTTACCAACcggaaaaaagggaaaattcAGAATTGAAGAAGTAGACGCTACAGATTCTAGCATAATGCACATTGGATTTGAACATTTCC AGAATTTGGACCATCTGCGAGCATTAAAGTTGCACCATTGTACGTATCTCACTGATATTTGCCTCTCAAAGTTGGTTTATCTGAAGGATAGCCTGAGAGACCTCCAGATCAGTAGCTGTggagatatcacagatgctGGATTGGTTCATCTACACAGActaca taAACTTCAAACATTATTCTTGTGTGACTTGCCAGCTGTAAAGGATATGGATAAGGTTCTCGGGATCTTGGGAGGAGAGCTGCCATCTTGTGAAATCAGATATCTTTCACTTGAAGGACTCAAGGACTTAAAGTCACTCGGTAAAGACAAGGACTTTAAAACTTAG
- the LOC139970751 gene encoding ATP synthase subunit s, mitochondrial-like isoform X1, producing the protein MKSGRGYKMMMQSHNILRSIPSSIWACQSKRHLFGMLNAVFNKVDPARIREVGPDRAASEWLLRCGAAVKFSGFEKWNEDYNLLPTGKKGKFRIEEVDATDSSIMHIGFEHFQNLDHLRALKLHHCTYLTDICLSKLVYLKDSLRDLQISSCGDITDAGLVHLHRLHKLQTLFLCDLPAVKDMDKVLGILGGELPSCEIRYLSLEGLKDLKSLGKDKDFKT; encoded by the exons ATGAAAAGTGGAAGGGGATACAAAATGATG ATGCAGTCACACAACATTCTTCGGTCTATCCCATCATCAATATGGGCATGTCAGTCAAAGAGGCATCTTTTTGGAATGTTAAATGCAGTATTCAATAA AGTCGATCCAGCCAGAATTCGGGAAGTGGGCCCAGATCGAGCCGCGTCTGAGTGGCTGCTCCGATGTGGAGCAGCTGTAAAGTTTAGTGGCTTTGAAAAGTGGAATGAAGATTACAACCTTTTACCAACcggaaaaaagggaaaattcAGAATTGAAGAAGTAGACGCTACAGATTCTAGCATAATGCACATTGGATTTGAACATTTCC AGAATTTGGACCATCTGCGAGCATTAAAGTTGCACCATTGTACGTATCTCACTGATATTTGCCTCTCAAAGTTGGTTTATCTGAAGGATAGCCTGAGAGACCTCCAGATCAGTAGCTGTggagatatcacagatgctGGATTGGTTCATCTACACAGActaca taAACTTCAAACATTATTCTTGTGTGACTTGCCAGCTGTAAAGGATATGGATAAGGTTCTCGGGATCTTGGGAGGAGAGCTGCCATCTTGTGAAATCAGATATCTTTCACTTGAAGGACTCAAGGACTTAAAGTCACTCGGTAAAGACAAGGACTTTAAAACTTAG
- the LOC139970749 gene encoding potassium channel subfamily K member 2-like has translation MHSESGQQESSLKRTALLMFLLLLYLNVGALVFSTIEQRQLTEKQTAFLAYLESFIERHDCLNSSELDDLLAVVARSSTCISNRDTAVQHRWSFTNSLFFSTTVVTTIGYGRSAPETRLGMNLCVVYAMFGIPLTVCLLGKIGDIFKQNTIYLAGRIHSLTMLLTGSKRFTWILTWIIIMLGVYVLIIGVPSLLFAYMEDWSYEEAHYFCFISLTTIGFGDRVATTKTGQNRYADPTVYILYTLFTVFYYIFGLSVLAILLNLFQNGDRILEASGVPFFGQSI, from the exons ATGCACTCAGAATCCGGCCAGCAAGAATCCTCTTTGAAACGAACGGCTTTATTGATGTTCCTGCTATTACTCTATCTGAACGTTGGGGCACTCGTATTTTCGACAATTGAACAGAGACAGCTGACTGAGAAACAAACCGCCTTCCTCGCGTATCTAGAATCTTTCATCGAACGCCACGATTGCCTAAATTCATCTGAGCTGGATGATCTCCTTGCTGTCGTGGCACGTTCCTCAACATGTATCAGTAATCGAGACACCGCTGTCCAACATAGATGGAGTTTTACTAACTCACTCTTTTTCTCCACAACAGTTGTTACAACAATAG GTTACGGTCGATCCGCCCCTGAAACGAGACTCGGAATGAATCTCTGCGTCGTATATGCCATGTTTGGTATCCCTTTGACGGTGTGCTTGCTGGGCAAAATAGgtgatattttcaaacaaaatacAATCTACTTAGCCGGACGAATACATTCCTTGACAATGCTTCTCACCGGGAGTAAGCGATTCACGTGGATACTCACGTGGATCATTATAATGTTAGGGGTGTATGTCCTTATTATCGGAGTCCCATCGCTTCTGTTTGCGTACATGGAAGATTGGAGTTATGAAGAGGCTCAttacttttgtttcatttcattgacAACTATCGGATTCGGCGATAGAGTAGCGACGACTAAAACCGGCCAGAATCGGTACGCAGACCCTACCGTCTATATCCTGTATACACTCTTCACTGTGTTCTATTACATCTTTGGACTATCGGTACTAGCCATTCTtctaaatttatttcaaaatggtGACCGAATCCTGGAAGCGTCCGGTGTGCCATTTTTCGGGCAAAGCATCTAA
- the LOC139970748 gene encoding potassium channel subfamily K member 2-like, producing MSLFRKAARLSELRKSSPNYSAMKVCILTVTFFLYLLLGSVMFHHLESKHQEQDFRFVIDRLGSFYEKHRHCIDPAEISQIVEVVLLACKDGFHHLDNTTDILNDNITDRWDLPSSFFFSATVVTTIGYGRLSPQTRQGRNACILYALLGIPLTAILLKEVGHMFKDKGILILTKIRQSLMKIHKSKTFITIATAVVGFLVLYCILICLPALVFSYTEGWSYQDAHYFCFITLTTIGFGDHVVGGNNDRVIYQNQWSKWAFKILITLYLLCGLSILAIVFNALSSGSENKFAELYKKRKQSGNEDVSVIEIKEDPKPGMVPGTDINL from the exons ATGTCTCTTTTCAGGAAAGCGGCCAGATTAAGCGAGCTTAGAAAATCGTCTCCAAATTACAGTGCCATGAAAGTCTGTATTTTAACCGTTACATTTTTCTTGTATCTGTTATTAGGATCGGTTATGTTTCATCATTTGGAGAGTAAACATCAGGAACAGGATTTTCGCTTTGTTATTGACCGTCTCGGTTCCTTCTATGAAAAGCATAGGCATTGCATTGATCCGGCTGAAATAAGTCAGATTGTGGAGGTTGTTCTATTGGCGTGTAAAGATGGATTTCATCACTTGGATAACACAACGGACATACTAAACGACAATATTACCGACAGATGGGATTTACCAAGCTCCTTTTTTTTCTCGGCGACAGTTGTGACCACAATAg GTTATGGGCGTTTATCACCCCAGACACGCCAGGGACGCAATGCGTGCATCTTGTACGCCCTCTTAGGGATCCCACTTACGGCCATCTTGCTCAAAGAGGTTGGTCACATGTTCAAAGACAAAGGAATTTTAATCCTGACAAAGATCCGCCAAAGTTTGATGAAAATTCACAAAAGTAAAACTTtcatcaccatagcaacagcGGTGGTTGGTTTCCTTGTGCTTTACTGTATACTGATTTGCCTGCCAGCGTTGGTGTTTTCTTACACCGAAGGCTGGTCTTACCAAGACGCGCattatttctgttttatcaCCCTCACGACGATTGGTTTCGGTGATCACGTGGTCGGGGGCAACAATGACCGAGTCATTTACCAAAACCAGTGGTCTAAATGGGCCTTTAAGATCCTTATCACACTTTATTTGCTGTGTGGTTTGTCGATACTTGCTATAGTTTTCAATGCTCTTTCAAGTGGAAGTGAGAACAAGTTTGCGGAACTTtataagaaaagaaagcaaTCAGGTAATGAAGATGTGAGCGTAATCGAAATCAAAGAGGACCCTAAACCAGGAATGGTTCCAGGAACTGATATTAACTTATAG